A portion of the Microlunatus phosphovorus NM-1 genome contains these proteins:
- the fmt gene encoding methionyl-tRNA formyltransferase has translation MRIVFAGTPEVALPSLEALLASDHEVVAVLTRPDAPSGRGKQLAPSPVAARAAELGIETLKPVKPSDPDFLARFREIAPDCCPVVAYGALLPQSLLDLVPYGFVNLHFSLLPAWRGAAPVQHAVLAGNEVTGATTFRIVAALDAGPTFLQMTEPIAPTDTSGELLARLSVSGADLLVRTLDGIADHTLTAVEQPTEGITLAPKITVDDARIHWSRSAAEIDRVVRGCTPAPGAWTTFRGDRLKINSGTPIDGQRGAPGELTITKRSVTVTAADGTGLLLGEVQPPGKKPMNAADWARGVAFVPGEALGG, from the coding sequence GTGCGCATCGTCTTCGCCGGTACCCCCGAGGTAGCCCTGCCGAGCTTGGAGGCATTGCTGGCGTCCGACCACGAGGTGGTGGCTGTCCTGACTCGGCCGGATGCGCCCAGCGGTCGAGGCAAGCAGCTGGCGCCGAGCCCGGTCGCGGCGCGGGCCGCGGAGCTGGGCATCGAGACTCTCAAGCCGGTCAAGCCAAGCGACCCGGACTTTCTGGCGCGATTCCGGGAGATCGCACCGGACTGCTGCCCGGTGGTGGCGTACGGAGCGCTGCTGCCGCAGAGCCTGCTGGACCTGGTGCCGTACGGCTTCGTGAACCTGCACTTCTCGCTGCTTCCGGCGTGGCGCGGAGCGGCGCCGGTCCAGCATGCCGTGCTGGCGGGGAACGAGGTGACCGGCGCGACCACCTTCCGGATCGTCGCCGCCCTGGACGCCGGGCCGACCTTCCTGCAGATGACCGAGCCGATCGCGCCGACAGACACCTCCGGAGAGTTGCTGGCCCGGCTGTCGGTCAGCGGTGCCGATCTGCTGGTGCGCACTCTCGACGGAATCGCCGACCACACTCTGACCGCCGTCGAGCAGCCGACCGAGGGCATCACCCTCGCGCCCAAGATCACTGTCGATGATGCGCGGATTCACTGGAGCCGGTCCGCGGCGGAGATCGATCGTGTCGTACGGGGCTGCACGCCCGCGCCTGGCGCCTGGACCACCTTCCGCGGGGATCGGTTGAAGATCAACTCCGGCACGCCGATCGACGGTCAGCGTGGCGCGCCGGGGGAACTGACGATCACCAAGCGGTCGGTCACGGTGACTGCCGCCGACGGCACCGGGCTGCTGCTCGGCGAGGTTCAGCCGCCCGGCAAGAAGCCGATGAATGCCGCCGACTGGGCCCGCGGCGTGGCCTTCGTGCCCGGCGAAGCACTCGGCGGCTGA
- a CDS encoding PAC2 family protein yields MSEQLSASLRELRDPVVVAAFSGWNDAGNAASAAIEHLSDAYQAELVIELDPDDFYDYQVNRPETSITEDGERVITWPTTRIKIAQLAGGRDLILVDGIEPNLRWRQFCALLTSALRSANPSMVILLGALLADTPHTRPVPVTCTTRDPELMDRYGITESSYEGPTGIVGVLSDLLPKAGLSTLSVWAAIPHYVAHPPCPKATLAILSQLERVLDVPLDLGELPELARAWERGVDELAADDSEVAEYVSQLEEQTDAAELPEASGDAIAAEFERYLKRRQGN; encoded by the coding sequence ATGAGCGAACAGTTGAGCGCTAGTCTGCGCGAGCTGCGGGATCCGGTGGTCGTGGCCGCGTTCAGCGGCTGGAACGACGCCGGCAACGCCGCCAGCGCGGCCATCGAGCACCTGTCCGACGCCTATCAGGCGGAGCTGGTGATCGAGCTCGACCCCGACGACTTCTACGACTACCAGGTGAACCGGCCGGAGACCTCGATCACCGAGGACGGCGAGCGGGTGATCACCTGGCCCACTACCCGGATCAAGATCGCGCAACTCGCCGGCGGCCGGGACCTGATCCTGGTGGACGGGATCGAGCCGAACCTGCGGTGGCGGCAGTTCTGCGCACTGCTCACCTCCGCGCTGCGCTCGGCGAACCCCTCCATGGTGATCCTGCTGGGTGCGCTGCTGGCCGACACGCCGCACACTCGGCCGGTGCCGGTGACCTGTACGACCCGCGACCCGGAGCTGATGGACAGGTACGGGATCACCGAGTCCAGCTACGAAGGCCCGACCGGCATCGTGGGGGTGCTGTCGGACCTGCTGCCCAAGGCCGGGCTGTCGACTTTGTCGGTGTGGGCGGCGATCCCGCACTACGTGGCGCATCCACCCTGCCCGAAGGCGACGCTGGCCATCTTGTCGCAGCTGGAGCGAGTGCTCGATGTTCCGCTGGATCTCGGGGAGCTGCCAGAGTTGGCGCGCGCCTGGGAGCGGGGCGTGGACGAGTTGGCCGCCGACGACTCCGAGGTCGCGGAGTACGTGTCACAGCTCGAGGAGCAGACCGACGCCGCCGAGCTGCCCGAGGCCAGCGGCGACGCCATCGCCGCCGAGTTCGAGCGCTATCTCAAGCGCCGCCAGGGGAACTAG
- a CDS encoding HAD family hydrolase: MNDATPTLTPETGLAEPALAPQAVLWDFDGTLADTEPLWIAAEFAVIEGELGAPWSMEHAERLVGSDLIEAAIYMLETIGRTDLEPAWMVSRILDRVVAAVTSSDELAWRPGALELLAELRATGMPCALVSASYRVLLDAVLERLPAGTFAVSVGGDEVTRGKPHPEPYQRACALLGVEPEDCVVLEDSITGARAGNAAGSVVVGIPNIVDIPPAPDRVIVPSLVGLDLASLTTIYATVTRAR, encoded by the coding sequence ATGAACGACGCCACCCCGACGCTCACCCCAGAAACCGGTCTCGCCGAGCCTGCCCTTGCCCCGCAGGCGGTGCTCTGGGACTTCGACGGCACCCTGGCAGACACCGAGCCGCTGTGGATCGCTGCCGAGTTCGCGGTCATCGAAGGCGAACTGGGCGCGCCCTGGTCGATGGAGCATGCCGAGCGATTGGTCGGCAGTGATCTGATCGAGGCCGCGATCTACATGCTCGAGACCATCGGCCGGACGGATCTGGAGCCAGCCTGGATGGTGAGTCGGATCCTGGATCGCGTGGTGGCAGCTGTCACGAGCAGTGACGAGTTGGCCTGGCGGCCCGGCGCACTGGAACTGCTGGCGGAACTCCGCGCAACGGGCATGCCCTGCGCTCTGGTCTCGGCTTCCTATCGTGTGCTGCTGGATGCCGTGCTCGAACGGCTGCCGGCCGGTACGTTCGCTGTCTCGGTGGGTGGCGACGAGGTGACCAGGGGCAAGCCGCACCCGGAGCCCTACCAGCGGGCCTGCGCTCTGCTGGGTGTCGAGCCCGAGGACTGCGTGGTGCTGGAGGACTCGATCACCGGTGCCCGGGCCGGCAACGCCGCGGGGTCGGTGGTGGTCGGCATCCCGAACATCGTCGACATTCCGCCGGCGCCCGATCGCGTCATCGTGCCTTCGCTGGTCGGCCTCGATCTTGCCTCACTGACCACGATCTACGCGACGGTGACCCGTGCTCGGTAG
- the argE gene encoding acetylornithine deacetylase: MTPASLPWIERLVCLDTTSRDSNLTLIEVVADELRRHGIEPSIFPTPDGQKANLVATVPAADGTRTGGVVLSGHTDVVPVDGQPWSSDPFVPEIRDGRLYGRGTADMKSFIAVVIDQLPQLVAARLSQPVHIALTYDEELGCLGGDAIVREITELGIAPRLCFVGEPTSMRVIRAHKSSNVIDVAFHGVAAHSSLTPQGCNAIHHAATLITFMHGLAEQWRAEGPYDEGYLVPYTTAGVNVIHGGIASNTVPSLCQLQLDYRTIAAVDPKDVLAQIRAKAAEIEVAMQAEQPSAKVEVSVAAAVPGLENGPDSEAAALAGRLGAEASDDKVTYGTEAGQFASIGVDTVVCGPGDIAQAHAPDEYVELAQIEECERFIVALISHLSEDS; the protein is encoded by the coding sequence GTGACTCCCGCATCGTTGCCCTGGATCGAACGTCTGGTCTGTCTTGACACGACAAGTCGGGACTCGAATCTGACGCTGATCGAGGTTGTGGCCGACGAGCTGCGCCGCCATGGGATCGAGCCCTCGATCTTCCCCACCCCGGACGGGCAGAAGGCCAATCTGGTCGCGACGGTCCCGGCCGCCGACGGCACCCGGACCGGCGGGGTGGTGCTCTCCGGCCATACCGACGTCGTACCGGTCGACGGTCAGCCCTGGTCCAGTGACCCGTTCGTCCCCGAGATCCGCGACGGTCGGCTCTACGGCCGCGGCACCGCCGACATGAAGTCCTTCATCGCCGTGGTGATCGATCAGCTCCCGCAGCTGGTCGCCGCCCGGCTGAGCCAGCCGGTCCATATCGCTTTGACCTACGACGAGGAGTTGGGCTGTCTGGGCGGTGATGCGATCGTCCGCGAGATCACCGAGCTCGGGATCGCGCCGCGGCTGTGCTTCGTCGGTGAGCCGACCAGCATGCGGGTGATCCGCGCGCACAAATCGTCGAACGTCATCGACGTCGCCTTCCACGGCGTGGCGGCGCACTCCTCGCTGACGCCGCAGGGCTGCAACGCCATCCACCATGCGGCCACGCTGATCACCTTCATGCACGGCCTCGCCGAGCAATGGCGCGCCGAAGGCCCGTATGACGAGGGCTACCTGGTCCCGTACACCACCGCGGGCGTGAACGTGATCCATGGTGGGATCGCCAGCAATACTGTGCCGTCGCTGTGCCAACTGCAACTGGACTATCGGACCATCGCGGCCGTCGACCCCAAGGACGTGCTCGCGCAGATCCGGGCGAAGGCAGCCGAGATCGAGGTCGCGATGCAGGCCGAGCAACCTTCGGCCAAGGTCGAGGTCAGCGTCGCCGCGGCGGTTCCCGGTCTGGAGAACGGCCCGGACTCGGAGGCTGCGGCGCTCGCGGGCCGGCTTGGCGCGGAAGCGAGCGACGACAAGGTCACCTATGGCACCGAGGCCGGGCAGTTCGCCTCCATCGGGGTGGACACCGTGGTGTGTGGGCCGGGCGACATCGCCCAGGCGCACGCCCCTGACGAATACGTCGAACTCGCTCAGATCGAAGAATGCGAGCGCTTCATCGTCGCCTTGATCAGCCACCTGAGCGAGGACTCGTGA
- the metH gene encoding methionine synthase, whose product MSDLREEGAAAPVDRPTFPARPDATDELTALMRRRVLLLDGSMGVYIQRKGLSEAEFRGERFADWPQDLTGNNDLLSITQPEVIRSIHDSYLEAGADIIETNTFSAQRISMADYGMEELSYELNLVSAQLARAACDAYATPGHPRFVAGALGPTNRTASISPDVNDPGARNIDYQELVEAYLEQARGLVDGGSDLLLVETIFDTLNAKAAIFALETLFEERGRRWPVFISGTITDASGRTLSGQVTEAFWNSIRHARPLAVGFNCALGAADMRPYVAELARVADCFTFCYPNAGLPNAFGEYDETPEQMGAVVGAFAHDKLINVAGGCCGTTPEHIAELERQVAGLAPREPIEVAPALRLSGLEPVNITDQSLFVNVGERTNITGSARFRKLIKAGDYPTALAVARQQVEVGAQVIDVNMDEGMIDGIAAMDRFTKLIASEPDICRVPMMIDSSKWEVIEAGLRCVQGKPIVNSISMKEGVESFVEHARLCRKYGAAIVVMAFDEDGQADNLERRKQICERAYRILIDEVGFPAEDIIFDPNIFAVATGIEEHANYGVDFIEATRWIKQNLPGALVSGGVSNVSFSFRGNNPVREAIHSVFLYHAIAAGMDMGIVNAGALVVYDEIEPELRDRIEDVILNRRADATERLLEIAEAHNRASEKVDDAAALAWRDAPVRERITHALVKGIDDFIVDDTEQMRVELAAEGKRPLEVIEGPLMDGMGVVGDLFGAGKMFLPQVVKSARVMKKAVAHLIPFIEAERKPGDAATSNGRIVMATVKGDVHDIGKNIVGVVLQCNNYEVIDLGVMVPGQKILDTAREVGADIIGLSGLITPSLDEMVSVASEMERQGFTIPLLLGGATTSRAHTAVKVEPKYSHPVVWVKDASRSVPTAAALLSDGERREQLLAEVAADYEAIRRRHAAKKNDRPLLTYQQALDARTPIDWGGYQPPRPRFLLQQAKEFLLQQAKDVCTEPHCGGHARSYTRTFRDYPVEVLREYIDWQPFFNAWEMKGSFPDILHNPASGEAARRLFEDANTMLDRIIDQGWLRPQGVVGLFPANAVGDDIEIYTDEHRHEIRTVLHHLRQQGQHRHGIPNKSLADFIAPKETGLPDYIGGFAVTAGIGAAEKIMQFKAELDDYSAILLESVADRLAEAFAERMHAVVRHDLWGYAADEQLTNDELIAEAYRGIRPAPGYPACPDHTEKQAIWDLLDVETQTGIELTESMAMWPGASVSGWYFSHPQSQYFVVGRLGRDQVEDYAARKGWSLRQAEKWLAPNLGYEPED is encoded by the coding sequence GTGTCCGACCTGCGTGAGGAGGGGGCAGCCGCCCCGGTCGACCGACCGACGTTCCCGGCCCGCCCCGACGCCACCGATGAGCTCACTGCGCTGATGCGCCGGCGAGTGTTGCTGCTGGACGGCTCGATGGGTGTCTACATCCAGCGCAAGGGTCTGTCCGAGGCGGAATTCCGCGGCGAGCGGTTCGCGGACTGGCCGCAGGATCTGACCGGCAACAACGACCTGCTCTCGATCACCCAGCCAGAGGTGATCCGCTCCATCCACGACTCCTATCTGGAGGCCGGCGCCGACATCATCGAGACGAACACCTTCAGCGCCCAGCGCATCTCGATGGCCGACTACGGGATGGAGGAGCTGAGCTACGAGTTGAACCTCGTCTCGGCGCAACTGGCCCGCGCAGCCTGCGACGCCTATGCGACTCCGGGGCATCCGCGGTTCGTGGCCGGCGCACTCGGCCCGACCAATCGCACCGCGTCGATCTCGCCGGACGTGAATGATCCAGGGGCCCGGAACATCGACTACCAGGAGCTGGTGGAGGCCTATCTGGAGCAGGCCCGCGGGCTGGTCGACGGCGGCAGCGACCTGTTGCTGGTGGAGACCATCTTTGACACCCTGAACGCCAAGGCCGCGATCTTCGCCCTGGAGACGCTCTTCGAGGAGCGCGGGCGCCGCTGGCCGGTGTTCATCTCGGGGACCATCACCGATGCCTCCGGGCGCACCCTGTCCGGTCAGGTCACCGAGGCCTTCTGGAACAGCATCCGGCACGCCCGGCCGCTCGCTGTGGGCTTCAACTGCGCGCTCGGTGCCGCCGACATGCGCCCCTATGTCGCCGAGCTGGCCCGGGTCGCGGACTGCTTCACCTTCTGCTACCCGAACGCGGGCCTGCCGAACGCCTTCGGCGAGTACGACGAGACCCCCGAACAGATGGGTGCCGTCGTCGGCGCCTTCGCACACGACAAGCTGATCAATGTGGCGGGCGGCTGCTGTGGCACCACCCCGGAGCACATCGCCGAACTCGAACGGCAGGTGGCCGGGCTGGCGCCCCGCGAGCCGATCGAGGTCGCACCGGCGCTGCGCCTGTCCGGGCTGGAACCGGTGAACATCACCGATCAGTCGCTCTTCGTGAATGTGGGGGAGCGGACCAACATCACCGGGTCGGCGCGCTTTCGCAAGCTGATCAAGGCCGGTGACTATCCGACCGCGCTGGCCGTGGCCCGGCAGCAGGTCGAGGTGGGCGCGCAGGTCATCGACGTCAACATGGACGAGGGGATGATCGACGGCATCGCCGCGATGGATCGCTTCACCAAGCTGATCGCCTCCGAGCCGGACATCTGTCGGGTCCCGATGATGATCGACTCCTCCAAGTGGGAGGTGATCGAGGCCGGGTTGCGTTGCGTACAGGGCAAGCCGATCGTCAATTCGATCTCGATGAAGGAGGGGGTGGAGTCCTTCGTCGAACATGCGCGGCTGTGCCGCAAGTACGGCGCGGCGATCGTGGTGATGGCCTTCGACGAGGACGGCCAGGCGGACAACCTGGAACGTCGCAAGCAGATCTGCGAGCGTGCCTACCGGATCCTGATCGACGAGGTGGGCTTCCCGGCCGAGGACATCATCTTCGACCCGAACATCTTCGCCGTCGCGACCGGGATCGAGGAGCACGCGAACTACGGCGTCGACTTCATCGAGGCGACTCGCTGGATCAAGCAGAACCTGCCGGGCGCGCTGGTCTCCGGCGGTGTCTCGAACGTGTCCTTCAGCTTCCGCGGCAACAACCCGGTGCGGGAGGCGATCCATTCGGTCTTCCTCTACCACGCGATCGCCGCGGGCATGGACATGGGAATCGTGAACGCCGGGGCGCTGGTGGTCTACGACGAGATCGAGCCGGAGCTGCGTGACCGGATCGAGGACGTGATCCTGAACCGCCGCGCGGATGCCACCGAACGGCTGTTGGAGATCGCCGAGGCACACAACCGGGCCTCGGAGAAGGTCGACGACGCCGCGGCCCTGGCGTGGCGAGACGCACCGGTACGAGAGCGGATCACGCACGCCCTGGTGAAGGGGATCGACGACTTCATCGTCGACGACACCGAACAGATGCGGGTCGAACTCGCCGCCGAGGGCAAGCGTCCGCTGGAGGTGATCGAGGGCCCGCTGATGGACGGCATGGGCGTGGTCGGCGATCTCTTCGGCGCCGGCAAGATGTTCCTTCCTCAGGTGGTGAAGTCGGCCCGGGTGATGAAGAAGGCGGTCGCACACCTGATCCCGTTCATCGAGGCGGAGAGGAAGCCCGGCGACGCGGCGACCTCGAACGGCAGGATCGTGATGGCCACGGTCAAGGGCGATGTGCACGACATCGGCAAGAACATCGTCGGAGTGGTGCTGCAGTGCAACAACTACGAGGTGATCGACCTCGGAGTGATGGTGCCCGGCCAGAAGATCCTGGACACCGCTCGCGAGGTCGGTGCCGACATCATCGGCCTGTCCGGGCTGATCACTCCGTCGCTGGACGAGATGGTCAGTGTGGCCTCCGAGATGGAGCGCCAAGGCTTCACCATCCCGCTGCTGTTGGGCGGCGCGACCACCTCGCGCGCACATACCGCGGTGAAGGTGGAGCCGAAATACTCCCACCCGGTGGTGTGGGTGAAGGACGCCTCCCGCTCGGTGCCCACGGCGGCGGCGCTGCTGTCGGACGGCGAACGCCGGGAGCAATTGCTCGCCGAGGTGGCGGCGGACTACGAGGCGATCCGCAGACGTCATGCGGCCAAGAAGAACGACCGTCCGCTGCTGACCTATCAGCAGGCGCTCGATGCCCGGACTCCGATCGACTGGGGGGGCTATCAGCCGCCGCGGCCGAGATTCCTGCTGCAGCAGGCCAAGGAATTCCTGCTGCAGCAGGCCAAGGACGTGTGCACGGAGCCGCATTGCGGCGGACACGCCCGTTCGTACACTCGCACGTTCCGCGACTATCCGGTGGAGGTGTTGCGCGAGTACATCGACTGGCAGCCGTTCTTCAACGCCTGGGAGATGAAGGGAAGCTTCCCGGACATCCTGCACAACCCGGCGAGCGGGGAGGCCGCGCGGAGACTGTTCGAGGACGCGAACACGATGCTGGACCGGATCATCGATCAGGGGTGGTTGCGACCGCAGGGTGTGGTCGGCCTCTTCCCGGCCAATGCCGTCGGTGACGACATCGAGATCTACACCGACGAGCACCGCCACGAGATCCGGACCGTGCTGCACCACCTACGACAGCAGGGGCAACATCGCCACGGTATCCCTAACAAGTCACTGGCTGATTTCATCGCACCGAAAGAGACCGGACTGCCCGACTACATCGGGGGATTCGCAGTGACCGCCGGGATCGGCGCCGCAGAGAAGATCATGCAGTTCAAGGCCGAACTCGACGACTACTCCGCGATTCTGCTGGAGTCGGTCGCCGATCGCTTGGCAGAGGCCTTCGCGGAGCGGATGCATGCGGTGGTCCGGCACGACCTGTGGGGTTACGCCGCGGACGAGCAGCTCACCAACGACGAGCTGATCGCCGAGGCTTACCGCGGTATCCGGCCGGCTCCCGGATACCCCGCATGCCCGGATCACACCGAGAAGCAGGCGATCTGGGACCTGCTGGACGTGGAGACGCAGACCGGCATCGAACTGACCGAGTCGATGGCCATGTGGCCGGGTGCGTCGGTCAGCGGTTGGTACTTCTCGCATCCGCAGTCGCAGTACTTCGTGGTCGGCCGGCTCGGGCGCGACCAGGTCGAGGACTATGCGGCTCGCAAGGGATGGAGCCTGCGGCAGGCGGAGAAGTGGCTGGCGCCGAATCTGGGGTATGAGCCGGAGGACTGA
- a CDS encoding RsmB/NOP family class I SAM-dependent RNA methyltransferase, with protein sequence MPDRRHPRPRPRSRSRRSPDPARRAAFDALRKVHGEDAYANLVLPPLLAQRQLIGRDAAFATELLAGACRLERTYDTIIEAAAARPLGTLQPAVRDLLRLGTHQLLNMRVPSHAAVAATVELAAATVGERVTGLVNAVLRKIAGQSYHQWLSALAAGLEEPDALALRTAHPPWIVAAYADLLPADELEPALQANNISAPVTLVVRPGLASVGELIDVGAEPGRWSPYAARWSGNPAELSQVRDGTAGVQDEGSQLAAWGLARAPLTTAPTGWWLDLCAGPGGKAALLAGLAGEQPARLAAAELAPHRARLVAQGMRAYPSPPAVLVADGIRPAWRPAAFDRVLADVPCSGLGALRRRPESRWRRQPADVEELHRLQIRLLQTAVDSVAPGGAVAYVTCSPHRRETTDVVAEVMAERADLEVIPAATLLPELGEDAFTGPFLQLWPHRHGTDAMFAAYLRRTR encoded by the coding sequence GTGCCCGACCGCCGACATCCCCGACCGCGCCCCCGGTCCAGGTCCCGTCGTAGCCCCGACCCGGCCCGGCGCGCGGCTTTCGACGCGCTGCGCAAGGTGCATGGCGAGGATGCGTACGCCAACCTGGTCCTCCCGCCGCTGCTCGCCCAACGCCAGCTCATCGGTCGGGACGCGGCCTTCGCCACCGAGTTGCTGGCCGGTGCCTGCCGACTGGAGAGAACGTACGACACGATCATCGAGGCGGCGGCTGCCCGGCCGCTCGGCACACTGCAGCCTGCGGTCCGCGACCTGCTGCGGCTGGGCACCCATCAGCTGCTGAACATGCGAGTTCCGTCGCACGCGGCGGTGGCCGCCACGGTCGAGTTGGCGGCCGCGACCGTCGGTGAACGGGTCACCGGCCTGGTCAATGCGGTGCTGCGCAAGATCGCCGGCCAGAGCTACCACCAATGGCTCTCCGCGCTGGCCGCCGGCCTCGAGGAGCCCGACGCGCTTGCCCTGCGCACGGCCCACCCACCGTGGATCGTGGCCGCCTATGCCGACCTGCTGCCCGCCGACGAGTTGGAGCCGGCGTTGCAGGCCAACAACATCTCCGCGCCGGTGACCCTGGTGGTCCGGCCGGGTCTGGCGAGCGTCGGGGAACTGATCGATGTGGGTGCCGAACCGGGCCGCTGGAGTCCGTACGCGGCTCGTTGGTCCGGCAACCCGGCGGAGCTCAGCCAGGTCCGAGACGGCACCGCAGGTGTCCAGGACGAAGGCTCGCAGCTGGCCGCCTGGGGGTTGGCGAGAGCACCACTGACCACGGCACCGACCGGCTGGTGGCTGGATCTGTGCGCCGGACCCGGCGGCAAGGCCGCGTTGCTCGCAGGCCTGGCGGGCGAGCAACCGGCACGGCTGGCGGCGGCCGAACTCGCACCCCATCGGGCCCGCCTGGTAGCGCAGGGAATGCGCGCCTATCCGAGTCCACCGGCCGTGCTGGTGGCCGACGGGATCCGCCCCGCCTGGCGGCCCGCAGCGTTCGACCGGGTGCTGGCCGATGTGCCGTGCAGTGGTCTCGGGGCGCTTCGGCGGCGGCCGGAGTCACGCTGGCGCCGCCAACCCGCCGATGTCGAGGAACTGCATCGGCTGCAGATCCGACTGCTGCAAACGGCGGTGGACTCCGTGGCGCCTGGGGGAGCTGTTGCGTACGTGACCTGTTCGCCGCACCGCCGAGAGACCACCGATGTGGTCGCCGAGGTGATGGCCGAGCGCGCCGATCTCGAGGTGATCCCGGCGGCGACCTTGCTACCCGAGCTCGGTGAGGACGCCTTCACCGGTCCCTTCCTGCAGCTGTGGCCGCATCGGCATGGCACAGACGCGATGTTCGCCGCCTATCTGCGCCGCACCCGGTGA
- the rpe gene encoding ribulose-phosphate 3-epimerase codes for MPNRIMPSLLSADFANLQTSIETIPSADALHVDVMDYHFVPNLTIGLPVLESLRKITDKLLDLHLMIEDPDRWAPTYAEQGAESVTFHVEAAHAPIRLARELRARGARAGMALKPATPIEPYAELLPELDMVLIMTVEPGFGGQRFLDLCLPKIERTRALLDATGGDIWLQVDGGVSVETIERCAAAGADSFVAGSAVFGADDPDAMVNALRQMADASS; via the coding sequence GTGCCCAACCGGATCATGCCCAGTCTGCTGTCGGCAGACTTCGCCAACCTGCAGACCTCGATCGAGACCATCCCGAGTGCGGATGCCCTGCATGTGGACGTGATGGACTATCACTTCGTCCCGAACCTGACCATCGGCCTGCCGGTGCTGGAGTCGCTCCGCAAGATCACCGACAAGCTGCTCGATCTCCATCTCATGATCGAAGATCCCGATCGGTGGGCACCCACGTACGCCGAGCAGGGCGCGGAGTCGGTGACCTTTCACGTGGAGGCGGCTCATGCCCCGATCCGGCTGGCGCGGGAGCTGCGGGCCAGGGGAGCGCGGGCCGGGATGGCGCTCAAGCCGGCGACCCCGATCGAGCCGTACGCCGAGCTGCTGCCCGAGCTGGACATGGTGCTGATCATGACGGTCGAGCCCGGTTTCGGCGGCCAGCGCTTTCTCGATCTGTGCCTGCCCAAGATCGAGCGCACGCGGGCGCTGCTTGACGCTACCGGCGGCGACATCTGGCTGCAGGTCGACGGCGGTGTGTCGGTGGAGACCATCGAGCGCTGCGCGGCCGCCGGGGCGGACTCCTTCGTGGCCGGCTCGGCGGTCTTCGGCGCCGACGATCCCGATGCCATGGTCAACGCCCTGCGTCAGATGGCGGACGCAAGTTCATGA